The region AATCAGCACCCTATGATTCTGAGTCCTCGCTTTCTggtaaaatatatgttaatgaGTGTTTACAGAAACATCTTTTACTTCTTACTAAATCACTTAGAAGTGATTTAGTAAGAGGTAAAGTAGACATTTGTTCTATGGGATGGTAAAAACAAAATGACGTGAGAGTTGTGTCTAAAATAGAAATCCTCTAAACTGCCAAGGTAATTATTAGacaaaaattgaagaaaaaaaaaactatgcagatacgttaaagatttgaaaatgttttttaacaggcatcaaatagttttgattgTTGTTCTGTTTACATAATTATGTGTACCAccaaaagaaaagtttgaaacttTATTAGATATCCACAggaataaattaatttcttttaaatattttatcttcttttatcaatgtattaaaattaatacttagttcttaataaaagttaatgagttctttttttagtcatttttctACTTTCACACTTACTTTGTTTGCGcactttactttatttttctaCCTCAAACTTAATTGaagtataataaaacattttaaatgaaaaatatataacacatgAGTAAAATTCATTTAGAATTGTGAGTAACCTTTCAAATTcgattttgacattttttagtaatgaaagccattttcaaaattttaaatgattatttataactaatgtaaaaaagtttattaaaatattatttaataatttaacaatataattatttacagtAACCATAAtcataacaactcaacaaaccTTCTTGCTTTAACATTGAGCGAAATCCTTTTGTTGTAGGGGTGATAACAGCTGATAATTGATTTGTAGAGATTCCAGTAGCTGTGAACAGAACTGTATACTGATGActgcaaacataaaaaaagggACAATAACctgtttttaacatattatacaATGACTGAAAGCTGTTTTGCCAGCCCTTCATAACtaatgtttgaaataaagtaTTACTTGAAAGAAGATTTAGTTcagatgtattttttaaatttcctgaAATAGATTTCTTTAAAGGATACAAAGGCAAACCAGGTATATTAGGATAAACCCATGAAGcaagtagtttaaaaagtttactattATTCTCATCTTCACATCGTGTGAAGGAAATAATTCCAGCACATTGGTCAGCAGGTTTAAGATTTATAGAAAGAGGAAATGGTTTGAAGGAAAGAAATcgaacttgattttttatgcTCCAGTCTAATGGAAAATTTCTAAACtcataatttgattttaaactaaCTTGAACTGTTTCATTAGCATTTGCATCAATTGcatctgtttttttatgttctatGTGACTTTCTggcattaaatttaaacatgtttttttttgtataaatgttgtCTTATCTTTAGAGCTTAAGTGAGTCAAAAAAGAactatctttatatttttcgtCTGTATCTAAAGTATCAGGTTTTTTTGAAGGACCACAACTTAAAAAAGGattcaatctttttttaccTCGATCTCGAAGTATTTCTTGCTCTTTGTTAAcatctaaattattatttttcttaacaagttggtttttcttttttttaactttaagaagCATTCTTCCTTTATTATTTTCTGccatactaaaaatataaagatatgatATTGgagataattgttttttgaaaactaagaattttaacaaaaatttggaTAGATTGGTTTACATTTTTCTGCTTCATAATTTCTAATCAAAGAAATCAACATTCAAACTCAACTTTTTACAcaaaatattactaataaattgtttatacatTTGTACAATACTAATATTTGTAGTATATGTCGTGTAAATATAAACTTGACATGATAGCtaactttttatacaatatatttcaattataCTTAACATGTAAGATACTGAAAAAGTTatctgtttattattttgtgtaacTACAATACTAAGTACACTAcacaacaaaaaagtatttttgcttTGCTACTTATgataaaatgttgtattttaattaatttgaggCTCCTGGTTTCCAAAACGGATCGCATATTATTTTCTAGACATACAGTTTTTAAGACGCACTAGAAATTAGTatatatagtcataattttactaatttcaGTCTTCAAAGATTCGGGCGCCCGTTTTTGTCATGACccctaaaaaaaatgtaaaatgtattgttatattttatccAGAGATGGAAAGTAACAAATTACATTTACTCATGTTACTGTAAttgagtagtttttttttgtaaatttttaactttttttaaatatttagctGCTAAAAACTCGGCCATTGTAAATGAGTAAAAATAGTAGTGTTGTATGTTGTTTCAAAGTGTAGtgttaactttaaaacaagTCGATTGTCGACTAAATCGATATATTTTCTTAAGTAGACTAATCGACTAAAATCGACTTAAATTTCGATTTTTGAAATCGAATTAGCCGACTAAAAGTTGATTAAGACGAAATAtgggaataattttttttcgaaataaattgtaataaaaatattaatatagtttttattcgctttttttaaacatttaatatgtattttatgtatattgtattatatgtattttatgtatattaatattatttaaatattaatggaACAAAACAATATGAGAGCAGGGTCACTCCAAtgccaaaaatcaaaaatatgacTTACTTCAAACATTATACCTGATTTTGAAATTCctaaaatatctttgaaattgAGGACCAGAATTTGAAATTCCTAAAATTTCTTAGAAATTGaggaccttatttttttttttaaggagacCCAAATGtggtacaaaatacaaaaatatttcaacatccaACATACTCACCAAAAATTACTGGAACCTACGAGACTATTCAATGAGGGTCATTTTGTAGCTATATTAGTAACGAACATTTGTGGAAAATTTCAAGAAGTTTTATACTGTATTAGTGAAGATATTATGTAAATGGTATAACccaaaaactacaaaacatgAACTGTGAAAAAACAGTATTAAAACcagataatatttattaacataaaacaaaatagaaCTAACTCAATGGGATCCAGAATTATAGGGTTGGCATcctttaatgtctttttttcaaatataaactcTTTTCTTAGACCTCTTTACTTTTCTCAgtgcttttaaaatattggaTGACTATTtacaatgaattaaaatatttgatgactATTtacaatgaattaaaatattggATGACTATTtacaataagttaaaatattgaATGACTATTTACAATGAATTAAAGCCACTATTATGGCCACtttcaatgtatttttttcaaaaatacttttacgtGTAATATAAAACCAATCAAAAACATTTCCAATATAACAAATAACCATCATTGAAACTTATGATGGCAGAACACACACAAATTGTAAGTACCTTTTCTGCTACAATGAGTAGATTTGGGACAGCGTGtccaaaaaatttcatttaaacatTCATTCATATTTTGCGTTTAGTCATAGAGGCATTATTCTAGCGAGAGTTTTGACttaattcctttaaaaaaatttgtttcagttATGCTAAGTGCATAAAGAATACTTGAAAACAAATTGGGATGGAATTGCACTAGAAATAACTTGCAATAGAGGTCTAATAATTCCATAACATGGTTGCTAAGGGCGTTGCTAAGAGTAAAAATCTATACAAACGTTAACATAAATTGAAATATcctgaaattctttttttttttaaattttgatgacAAATTAAGATTCTgtgataaaatttgattttaaagcaattataattaaaaaacttaagattTTCAcctttttaattgtatttagtaCCTTGAAGacattttgttttcatgttgtTCTCGAAAGGatgaaaatgttaattttaactttaatttcaagtgtttatgattttaaaatatataattatttcaagaaaaaataattctttagtGCATTTTTATCATGTTATATTGATCGACCTAAAACCACATGAATttctaaaagttgttaaaaagtttctttttactttgtaaGTATATTATTGCGACTTAAGCTAACAGAGAAAATCAATTTAAGACAAATTGTGCAATGCTTTCaggtttcaaaaaatacttttgataatgTATATAGTGGGTTTAAATACATTATCACTAGGATTCAAGTCAGAGAAGACGAcaagaaataacttttaataagtaaatttttgttaaaagattaTAACTAACTATTGCAAAGTATGCTGCACTTTGGCATGCATCATTCAATCAAAAGAAATACTTGATAGTAGAAAATCAGGTTTggcttaatttagtttttaaaattaaatgttttagttgAATCACCAGCTAACCAAGagagtttaataaatgaatcaGCAAAAAGAGGTCAACCAGCAAAAGATTTTGATGAATCCAAAAGACTATTGTTAgcaaatatatcattttattcaaaGACAGAACCCGCCGAAAAAATGTTGTTAGTGTCACAAAGAGCAGCATTTAATAAAcgcaaatttaatttagtcAAATTATTTAGTGTCGTTATAAGAACGCGACACGAATCGTTATTACTTAACACTCACCTAGCAACGTTGCACGAGAAAGTGATGGCTGAAAATGCTTTTGTATACTTTTTGGAtaacaaactttcaaaaagTGTTTATGAAAATACTCATTAAAAAGCACTATGCAGATTTCCATCTTATCAAGCAATATACGAAATAAAGAACGAGtgcttacttttaaaaacatccaTTGAAGTTACTAAAACAAAGGCCAAGGTTAAACGATAGAACCTTTTGAATTACACATTCAAAAGGTTCTATCGAAAAGAAACTATggaactaaaaaagaaattccAATTTACATCCTGGGAAAGTTTATCTTCCTGGACATAAGTATGATTTGatcaaatatagttttataattcttttaatgattgaTGGGAAAACCATAGTTTACATCATGGACACTTCTTCGACACAATGTTGTCCGTTATGTCATGCTAACCATAACGATCTAAAATTCTATAAGGAAGGATTTGTTACAGATGGGCAGGCATTGTGCTATGGAATTTCACTAATATGTAGTGATGAAATGCTGTAGCCCAATGCCTGCCCATCTGTAACAATGCCAGCCACAAAGCTTGAATTAggttttcaaacttattttatgtatttCAAATAGAATTGAAAGCAAACAAGGTTTAAAAAGATCATTACTTATTTAGAAAAGAAATTATTCATGATAGGATGTTTGCAGAATTTAGTTTGAGAATT is a window of Hydra vulgaris chromosome 15, alternate assembly HydraT2T_AEP DNA encoding:
- the LOC136092467 gene encoding protein downstream neighbor of Son-like, with product MAENNKGRMLLKVKKKKNQLVKKNNNLDVNKEQEILRDRGKKRLNPFLSCGPSKKPDTLDTDEKYKDSSFLTHLSSKDKTTFIQKKTCLNLMPESHIEHKKTDAIDANANETVQVSLKSNYEFRNFPLDWSIKNQVRFLSFKPFPLSINLKPADQCAGIISFTRCEDENNSKLFKLLASWVYPNIPGLPLYPLKKSISGNLKNTSELNLLSSNTLFQTLVMKGWQNSFQSLYNMLKTGYCPFFYVCSHQYTVLFTATGISTNQLSAVITPTTKGFRSMLKQEGISFEFTVEDTTDELLAQKDPDGNLDNSQDFENSGNIEFLDSIGLTTHAHFPKIQEQQRLNDRVKLRLLDNRIESTIRVTDCNSLFNFLLNSTFLCAPSGAMAGIPPTLISPSPFEGGSLSLCKSVYRPLQQQVDQKTQSIFCLDVYGFILPTQLKGLVSFLINQSDQTGAIQLKSSNRLSGLNSYKHIKSNDISNESLKMMGLSPSLHSYLNQQPIYLPNFCDIKYEENCFKF